Genomic segment of Parabacteroides pacaensis:
TAGGTAGTGAAGTTACTTATGTTAATACTGTTGCTCTTCAAGTAAAGAATGTAAATGCATCCGATGAAAATGCAGCAAACAGCTTAGTTACTTCTAAGTATATTAATGTAAAGAGAATGGTAGTTCCTCAAAAGTACACTATGGTTGGATTGAATACGGATCCAAGCAGGAAAAAACAATATGCAGTAACTCAATTCGTTGATTTACAACCTATGTATGCAAAATCAACAAGTAGTGCTGATATTCAAAAATTTTTGGCCCAATTACCGGTACAACTTCAAGTTCCTTTTAGTGGTACAACGGAATTATCTAAATATATAGAAGGTTATGTAACTAAGTATTTCACAAATACAGGATTTGAAGGAAAAGAGAGTCAGTATTTATTGCCGAAATTAGGATTTGATAAACCGACTTTTAAATATAGCAAAGAATCATTTAAAGCTGCCGAAGTTGATCAAACACAAAAATACCTTATCTTAGATGAGAATACAGGTGATATTTCTTTTAGACCTGAGCAAACAGCTGCAATTTTAAGAGAACCGGTTATTAAAGTTCAGATGTATATCGGTAAAACTTTGGTTATGTCTAAACTTCTGAAAATAAAAGTAGTAAAAGACTTGCAAGAAGAAGAAACATTCCCAATTGACGATTTAAAGGATGCAGTTTTAGGATGCAGTACTTATTCTCAAACTATTGATTTCGACCAGATTTTCAATCATTGTAAATATAGCAAAGAACAATTTGTAGAAGCTTATAGTGGAAATGATACATGGACACTTCTAAAGAAAGTAGATGGAAAATATGTAGCATTATCTAAAGCAGAAACAAATGCCAGCGGTATCAGTGTTAAAGGTGCCAATGATAATGCTGCAATTTTAGGAACAGCATTAACTGAAAATAATACGGTTACTGTTGAAACTGCATCATTTACCCTTCCGGGAGAATACGCTATACAGTTGAACTTTAAGGCTAATAGTAGTTCTGTTCAGTACAATCCATTATATGTAGTGGACTACTTCAATATTACATTACCTACTGTAACAGCTTCCATTAATACTACTTATTGGGCTAACGGTGTAGCACAAGCTAATGTGCAGGCTCCTAAAACAGCTTATGATTCTAAAGAATGTATTTTCGATACTGATTTGAATATCTATTTCGTAACCAATAGTACAACAGGTAAAGCTATATTGAAGTATAACCCTACTACTCCTTCTGTAGGAAATTATGATTGTGCACGGGCTGACTTTGTATTTGAAACGCTTGCCGGCAAAACTGCTACGATTGTTGATGGTAAGGGTAAAGCAATTACTGCCACAGTAACAGCTAAACAGATTAAGATTGGTAATGATATTATTGCTACGATTGATCCTCAGGTTGGTGGAATTGTTGAAACAGATCATATCGAATTGACTAACTCTGATGCAACAAAAGCATTGTTGAATACAGGTAAGTTCACTATTAAGAATGTTGTTCTGAAAAATACTTTTTCTAATGGAGTTATTGATGTAAAAGTATTTGACATTGACTTTGTAAGACCTCTTGCTATCGATCCTAAAGCAAAGGGTGCATTTACTGATGCTCAGGATATGGGAGATGATCTTGCTTACACAGACCTTATTTCAATGACAGACTGGAGAGGTTATGCGGTTGCAGTAGAAGGTGATAATAAGAAGCATGAAGTAGACTTGGCTAAATTCTATGCTGTAAATGCTTGGAACGTATGTCCATTCTATTTAGATACTGATAATAAAACTCTTCTAAATACAGAGATTCTGACGAACTTAGAAGCTGATGATGAGGGTAACTGGATTCCTAACGAATCTATTACTACACCGGCAGATGCAAAAGTTACTTTACCAGCCGGAACAAATCTGACTGTAAAAGTAGGTACTGATGGTAAATATTACTTGAACTATAAAACTAATATGGGTACAGTGAAGAAAGCATATAAGATGTGGATTCCAGTACACGTTGGTTACAAATGGGGTGAAGTGATGGGTACTGTAGAAGTTATCGTTAATCCTGTTGTTAAGTAAAAAAGGTAAAAGCAATGTGTTTGCATTGCTTAAATAATCCTCGAAAGAGTGATTCCGGGATACCGGGATCACTCTTCCTTTTATAATAACCTTACAAATCTTATGAGTATATTAATGATAAAACTGTTATATAATAATTATATTTGAAATGATTTTATTTCAAATATAATTATTACTTTTGTCACATACATTCAACAGAATATTTATGACAACTCCTTTTATATATGGCAAAATTGCAGACAAAGACAATTTTACCGATCGGATAGTAGAAACGGAATATCTCGAAAATAATTTTAGTAGTTTAATTAATACAACTATTATTTCCCCTAGAAGATGGGGTAAAACTTCTCTGGTAAATAAAGTCATTCAACAAACTAGAGAAAAACATACGGACTACATCTTTTGTCAGATCGATTTGTTTAATATCCGATCGGAAAAAGAATTCTATATAGCTTTTGCTAAAGCAATACTGAATGCTTCATACTCTAAGTGGGAAGAAATAGCAGAAACTGCTAAAAAATATCTTTCCCGTATGATTCCTAAGATCTCTTTATCTGGAGGAGAGACCAGTTATGATTTAACTTTTGGGATTGATTGGGATATGCAAGACTATTCTTTTGATGAAGTATTAGATTTGCCTCAAACATTAGCTTCTGCAAAACAAAAAAAAATGGTAATATGTATTGACGAATTCCAGAATATCAATACCTACCCTGATCCTTTGGCTTTTCAAAAAAAGCTACGTGCTCACTGGCAACATCAGACAGATGTCTGCTACTGTCTATATGGTAGTAAACGTCATATGTTACAAACTTTATTTAGTAATTCTAATATGCCATTTTATAAGTTTGGTGATATTCTTTTCCTTCAGAAAATTTCCCAGGAAGATTGGATTAAATTTATAACTACTCGTTTTGAACAAACAAATAAACATATATCCGTTAATTTAGCAGGTAAAATAGCCGATTTAATGGAAAACCACTCTTATTATACCCAACAATTATCTCAACAAGTATGGTTGCGTACTGAAAAAATATGCACTGAACAGATTCTTACATCTGCATTCAAAAGTTTGATAAATCAACTCAGTTTGTTATTTACCAGTATTATCGATATGCTTCCTCTAAGACAAATAAATTTTCTTCAAGCTATTTTAGAAGGAGAGAAAAATTTTTCATCTAAAAGTGTTCTGAAAAAGTATGATTTAGGGACATCTGCTAATATTAAAAATCTAAAGAACAGTTTACTGGAAAAAGATATAATAGATATCACTTCTAAAAATGAAGTCTTGATTCAAGATCCTGCATTTAAATATTGGTTGAAAGACGAATATTTTCACCTCTGATTAAAAAATTATTTATCACTTATTCTTTACAAAAGTATTGTTTACAAATAAGGTATTGCAAATGATAAAATAACCGAAGAGTAGACTTTTGCCCCATACTGTCATGGCGGACTTGATCTACTATCTTCCACCGGCGCAAGCCGGCTTTTGCAATCGGGGACTTTAAGGCAAACCGGGGATAACGGATAAAGGCATGATACTTTTGATACATTCTTATTTTTCATCCCTATCTGAATTGTTTTTACAAATATAAAAGTAGAAATAAAAAAACGCATTTTCATTTCTCCTTTTTCATCTGCAGGATAACTTTGTTCATAAAAGTCTAAAGTAAATAATTATTCACAAAATGTTTCTATTAACTAATTTATGTAATAGAACTCACCTTGACCTATTTCTTTTTTCTGCATATTTCACCCTTCATTTTAGCTAAAATCCAGTTAGAACTATTCCAAATTACTTCTCCCAAATTCACATCTCATGATACGATCATTTAATGATACCGCCATGTCCGGTCGCATGGTGTGCATAGGTAGCTGACATAGAATTTTTTATTATATATTGTTGTTCTAATATTAATTTAGTATGAAGAAAAATGTGAAATTGGTGAAGTATGTACTCTTATGTGCTATTTCATTCGGTATTACTTCTACTGTCTTTACTGGTTGTAAAGACTATGATGATGACATCTCCCGTCTGCAAGAGCAGATTGATGCCAACAAAGCGGAGTGTAGCAAGCTTCTAGAAGAAAAAATTGCTGTAATTCAGTCTCAAGTCACTACTTTAGAGACTGCAAAAACAGACTTACAGAAGTCTGTAGAAGAGGCTAAAGCAGCAATAGTAACTGCTCAAAAAGCAGCAGATGCAGCAGCTGAAGAAGCAGCTCAAGCTAAACTCGCTGCCGAGCAAGCTAAATTGGACGCAATCAATACAGCAGCTACCGAGTTGGAAAAAGTAAAAAAAGAATTGGTTGCTGCCGATGCTGATATGCAAGCTAAGATCGAAGAGCTTCAAAATGGAGCAAAAACACAGGCTGATTTAATTGCCGCTAATAAAGCTCTTCTTGAAGAAATGGTTACCACAAACCAGGAATTTAATGATAAATTAATAGCATTAAGTGGGCAAATTTCTGCTGTAGATGAAAAATATGACGTTTTAGCTAGCGAAATTAATGACGTTAAGGATGAATTAAGTATTTTAAAACAAGAAATTGCTGATAAACTTGCTGCTCTTAGCCAACAGTATGCTGCTTTAGATGAATTTAAAACTTTAAAAGGAGGCTCTGACGCTACTATTAAAGAATTGGAAGATGATATTGAGAATATCATTAGTAATTTGGGTGGATTGGAAACTTCTGTGGACACTAAGATTAAGGAAGCAATTGCTGCTGCTTTAAAAGATTCTGAAGGTAACACCTTTCAATCTTTATGGGAATCTTATACAGATAATGCCCTTACTAATTATGTAACGAAAGATCAAATTGGTAGTCTGGTAAGAGAAATGGACCGGAATACCCAATATGCATTAGAATTATCCCAACGTATTGATGCTGTTAATTCTGATCTTAATACATTAAAAACAATTCTAGCAGGTACTATTACAAGTTTAACCTATATACCTGAGAATATTGCAGAAAATTTAGGTGAAGTGGCTTTCTTACCAGAGATTGCTATAGACTATTGGGCCGTAGATAAAGAAAACACAGAAAATGCAGCATTATATCCAAATGCTCCTCAACCATTGTCAAAAAAGGTTTATGAGTATGACCTTACAAATAAATCTTTATGGGCTACACATACTGAAGGTTGGCTGACAATGAAATATATTGTAAATCCTACATCAGTTACTGATAAGGATTTCAATGTAATAGGATTCGATAATAGAGCAGCAAATGTAACTAAAGCAAATCCTTCAATTGTTTTTGAGACTGGTAAAATCGAAAATGGAGTATTGCCTGTGAAGGTTAAAGGATTAAACCTCATTCAAACAGGTGTTAAAACTGAAGGTGTAGTGTATGATGATCCGGAAGGACCAGCAGCTAACAGTGAGTATGGAACTAGTAAAGTAGATATGTTTGCACTCCAAGTACAGACAAAGAGCACTATCAATAAAGATGGGACAACTGTTACGTCTAATTATGTACCCGTAAAGAGAATGATTGTTAAACAAAATGATATTATCATTGCTCTAAAAGATAGTAAAGTGGAGCTAGATCAAATGTTCAAAGAGAACGAAAAGGAAACTGCTACGCACTCTGGCGGATATGTATCTCAAATAATAGAAAAGAAACTGGATGTTCCGTTTGAAGGCATTACTTTAGATAATGTTTTAAGTGTCTATACGAAGAACTTTTATACTAATAATGGATATAAAGAAACTGGCGACAAATATTATGAACTAAAAAATCTTGGTTTTGAAGACTTTGATTTAAAATATGAACTAGTAGGATACGATAAAGCAGAGGTAAATCAAACAAACACCTACATGTCTATAGATAATGAAACCGGAAAAATAACAATTAAAGATAAATCTTCCGCTGTAGGACGTCAACCGGTTATCAAAGTTAAATACTATGTAGGAGGCATTCACGTAATGAGTAAGTTATTAAAAATCGAGATTAAAGAAGCAGATAGGGAACCTCTTGAATATACGGAACTTACTCCTTTTGCATCTTATATTTTACCGTGCATGGATGAGCCTATTATGCTGGAAGGAGATATGGATCAGGTATTTGATAAAGCTAAGATAAGTAAAGAAAAATTCTGGGATGCTTATAACGGAGAAGAACCGGAAGTTAAACTTTACAGAATTATCAACGGCAATAAACAAGACATCCCTTTAACTATAGTTAATACTTTAGATGCAGAAGGTACTACTTATTACATGGGTGGTGGCATTTCTATTAGAAGTGCTATCAAGACTACTGCAATTGAAGATTTTAATTTAATAAAAACAGCTATTAGTGGAGAAGCATTAGCGGGTAATTATCAATTGCGTGTAACTTACAAAGCATTAAATGCTTTAGCTGAATATATCAGTATTCCTGTTGGTTATGATTTTGAGGTTACTTATCCGGAGAACACACTTTCTTATAATAAAGAAATGTGGGATATTAGCAAAAAGAGCATAAATATGTATGGAAGACCAACGGGTGCAGACTTAACAGGCGAATTAGCAATGGAAGGTTATATTGAGGACGGATTCTTACCTTACAAATCAGCTATTGCTCCTTCAAATGAACATTGTTACGCTTCATCTACTCTTCATTTCGAACTTGTTGATGCAGCTAAATATCCTGGAGTAACAATTGTAGAAGAATCAGTAGGTGGTTATATCAAGCATAAAATTAAAACTACTAATTCTGATTTTATTGATGTTCAAATTCCTGTTAGAGCATACTCCACTTATAACACGCCAAGTCATGAGGATTCTAAACGTTCCGAGGTTAAAATAGATATTCTAAAGAGCGCAGAATTCAATGTAACATTTATTGATCCGATACAATTTACTGCTCTTAGCAATTATAATGACAAATGGTTCTTGGTAGATGGAGCGAAAGCTTATGAAGAAGATGGAAAGACTCTTAATTTTAAATGGGGTCATTATGCTCCTGTATACAGATTGTTCCGCGTAAATGATACTGAAAGAACTACTGTAAATGGAACTATTTGGGAACCTATTTATACCAATGTTAGTAATCCTGGCGGATGGTGGGTTAAAAATGGTGACAGAATCGGAGAAATTTTACGTGATCTACACCAATTAAAGATTACATACGCTTTATCTCCAAAGAATAAACCATACGTTTTAACTAATGCTAAAATAGATCCTGCGTCTGGTCTTTTAGAATGGAATGCTAATGGAGCTACAGTTCAAGGTGGTCAAGAAGTTATTGTAGATGTAACGATAGATTATAATTGGGCTCCTACAACTAATGGGAAATTAAGAAAAGAAAATACCCATGAAATTGTAATTGTGACGAAACCTTATGGTACAGCTTACAATGCAGCAAATGCAAATGAATTTATTGATCAAGGGACTCATTACCCTGTTCTTCTAAATGAGTAGACTAATAAGGTCATATTAAAGAAAGGGGGCTAAAACCCCCTTTTTTATTACAGAAGGCACTAATTTTCAGCTCATCATTTCTCTTTTAAACCATAATTCATAGGCAGGATCTAAAAACGTGATATGCTTACCTGCGCAATCTATAATTTCTTTGTTAATCAATGCTTCCTTAATACGATTTACATTCGCAGAAGTACCTATGTTAAAACGCTTTAGATTTTCTTTGCTACTTAAATTAGTAGTTATACCGAGAGCTAAAGCTTTCAAAAAATTCACTTGGTAAGCCGTTAATCCTTCTGTTTCCCTTTGATAAAGTAAAGTATTCTGTTCTAGAAGATCGGTTAATGCGGATTCAATAATCGTGCTTGTTACCTCCTCTTTTGTCTGTAACCACACTAAATGAGCCAGCTGTTGAACATAATAAGATTGACATTGAACCGTTTCCGCTATTTTTTGAGCATGAATGAAAGAAATTTTTTTTCCTGATACTTCAAATCGTTCACTTATAAAGGTCACCCAATCATTAAGTGATATTTTAGAAAGATACATGACTTCGCCAAACTTGTAAAAAGGCATGGATTGTTTTTCAAAAAGTTCCGTCATCATATGTTGTTTACTTCCATACAGGCAATAAGCTACTTGTGTTTGTTTTTGCCAGACAGAACGTAATTTCTTTTGGAAAAGAAGTGGATCCTCAAAAGTTGAAATGTTTTGAAATTCATCGATACATATAACTATTCTAATATTTTTTTCTAAAGCTATGGTTTCCGGAAGATTTAAAATATCCATATAATCCTTTTCCCACCCTTGCCATTGAAATGAAATATCAAAACTGTTTAAAGGGTCACTTCCTAAAGATAACTTAGGAGAAATATGACCTAAAAATTGTTTTGCTGTTTCTATCCATTCTTCAAATCGGGTTGAAGTTGCTTTAATCACCTCTTTAGCAAAAGTCTGGTAAAAATCAATTTCACTTCTTATAGGGAATGCATCCAGTTGAATGATTTTCAGATTATCTTCCCGAATACTTTCAGCCACTTTTTTTACTAAGGATGATTTGCCCCAACGACGAGGTGAAATAAGTACTGTATTGATATTATTAAGAAAGTTTGCTTGTAGTCTTTTCCTTTCTTTTACTCTATTTGTAAAGGTTGTTCCTTGTGCCATTCTACCGAACACAAATGGACTTACTTGTTGTTTCATGTTTTTACTTTTATTCAACACAACAAAAATAATAAGACTTTCTATAACATACAATTTTGTAAGTTACATAATTGTAAGTTACACGAATTTTTTCATTTTATATATCCCAAAACAAACAAGTTTATTTTATTATTTACAAAATGTTTCTATTAACTAATTTATGTAATAGAACTCATCTTGATCTACTTCTTTTTTCTGTGTATTTCACCCTTCATTTTAGCTAAAATCCAGTTAGAACTATTCCAAATTACTTCTTCCAAATTCACATCTCATGATACGATCATTTAATGATACCGCCATGTCCGGTCGCATGGTGTGCATAGGTAGCTGACATAGAATTTTTTATTATATATTGTTGTTCTAATATTAATTTAGTATGAAGAAAAATGTGAAATTGGTGAAGTACGNACCTATTTCTTTTTTCTGCATATTTCACCCTTCATTTTAGCTAAAATCCAGTTAGAACTATTCCAAATTACTTCTCCCAAATTCACATCTCATGATACGATCATTTAATGATACCGCCATGTCCGGTCGCATGGTGTGCATAGGTAGCTGACATAGAATTTTTTATTATATATTGTTGTTCTAATATTAATTTAGTATGAAGAAAAATGTGAAATTGGTGAAGTACGNCATGATACGATCATTTAATGATACCGCCATGTCCGGTCGCATGGTGTGCATAGGTAGCTGACATAGAATTTTTTATTATATATTGTTGTTCTAATATTAATTTAGTATGAAGAAAAATGTGAAATTGGT
This window contains:
- a CDS encoding AAA family ATPase, encoding MKQQVSPFVFGRMAQGTTFTNRVKERKRLQANFLNNINTVLISPRRWGKSSLVKKVAESIREDNLKIIQLDAFPIRSEIDFYQTFAKEVIKATSTRFEEWIETAKQFLGHISPKLSLGSDPLNSFDISFQWQGWEKDYMDILNLPETIALEKNIRIVICIDEFQNISTFEDPLLFQKKLRSVWQKQTQVAYCLYGSKQHMMTELFEKQSMPFYKFGEVMYLSKISLNDWVTFISERFEVSGKKISFIHAQKIAETVQCQSYYVQQLAHLVWLQTKEEVTSTIIESALTDLLEQNTLLYQRETEGLTAYQVNFLKALALGITTNLSSKENLKRFNIGTSANVNRIKEALINKEIIDCAGKHITFLDPAYELWFKREMMS
- a CDS encoding coiled-coil domain-containing protein; translated protein: MKKNVKLVKYVLLCAISFGITSTVFTGCKDYDDDISRLQEQIDANKAECSKLLEEKIAVIQSQVTTLETAKTDLQKSVEEAKAAIVTAQKAADAAAEEAAQAKLAAEQAKLDAINTAATELEKVKKELVAADADMQAKIEELQNGAKTQADLIAANKALLEEMVTTNQEFNDKLIALSGQISAVDEKYDVLASEINDVKDELSILKQEIADKLAALSQQYAALDEFKTLKGGSDATIKELEDDIENIISNLGGLETSVDTKIKEAIAAALKDSEGNTFQSLWESYTDNALTNYVTKDQIGSLVREMDRNTQYALELSQRIDAVNSDLNTLKTILAGTITSLTYIPENIAENLGEVAFLPEIAIDYWAVDKENTENAALYPNAPQPLSKKVYEYDLTNKSLWATHTEGWLTMKYIVNPTSVTDKDFNVIGFDNRAANVTKANPSIVFETGKIENGVLPVKVKGLNLIQTGVKTEGVVYDDPEGPAANSEYGTSKVDMFALQVQTKSTINKDGTTVTSNYVPVKRMIVKQNDIIIALKDSKVELDQMFKENEKETATHSGGYVSQIIEKKLDVPFEGITLDNVLSVYTKNFYTNNGYKETGDKYYELKNLGFEDFDLKYELVGYDKAEVNQTNTYMSIDNETGKITIKDKSSAVGRQPVIKVKYYVGGIHVMSKLLKIEIKEADREPLEYTELTPFASYILPCMDEPIMLEGDMDQVFDKAKISKEKFWDAYNGEEPEVKLYRIINGNKQDIPLTIVNTLDAEGTTYYMGGGISIRSAIKTTAIEDFNLIKTAISGEALAGNYQLRVTYKALNALAEYISIPVGYDFEVTYPENTLSYNKEMWDISKKSINMYGRPTGADLTGELAMEGYIEDGFLPYKSAIAPSNEHCYASSTLHFELVDAAKYPGVTIVEESVGGYIKHKIKTTNSDFIDVQIPVRAYSTYNTPSHEDSKRSEVKIDILKSAEFNVTFIDPIQFTALSNYNDKWFLVDGAKAYEEDGKTLNFKWGHYAPVYRLFRVNDTERTTVNGTIWEPIYTNVSNPGGWWVKNGDRIGEILRDLHQLKITYALSPKNKPYVLTNAKIDPASGLLEWNANGATVQGGQEVIVDVTIDYNWAPTTNGKLRKENTHEIVIVTKPYGTAYNAANANEFIDQGTHYPVLLNE
- a CDS encoding collagen-like protein encodes the protein MKKNVKLVKYVLLCAISLGVSSTFLTSCKDYDDDIDNLQSQIDANKDAIVKLQTLVGNGQFITGVTKTDDGLVFSLANEGTPITIPAVNGKNGTVVTMGENGNWFLDDVDSGKPWKGVKGDTGDQGPAGSAGSAGPAGKDGAYYVPNADGYWHKIDGKVDTKTDQPWLPVGTITAVCDGTYVTLYNVAGYENGVKLPMSPSFVASLSYIPTNIDSKLGEIAFFPVIGTDDDSKLATGKYEYNWNNEALSTTMVNGWCDFAFKVNPSNVAKEYFEAVGFMADSAYVAKTKASTNVPTLNENSKKNFDYIDNVMHVKASAAGYQLINDGNTYDDPDGMKPSPEFQGAVGSEVTYVNTVALQVKNVNASDENAANSLVTSKYINVKRMVVPQKYTMVGLNTDPSRKKQYAVTQFVDLQPMYAKSTSSADIQKFLAQLPVQLQVPFSGTTELSKYIEGYVTKYFTNTGFEGKESQYLLPKLGFDKPTFKYSKESFKAAEVDQTQKYLILDENTGDISFRPEQTAAILREPVIKVQMYIGKTLVMSKLLKIKVVKDLQEEETFPIDDLKDAVLGCSTYSQTIDFDQIFNHCKYSKEQFVEAYSGNDTWTLLKKVDGKYVALSKAETNASGISVKGANDNAAILGTALTENNTVTVETASFTLPGEYAIQLNFKANSSSVQYNPLYVVDYFNITLPTVTASINTTYWANGVAQANVQAPKTAYDSKECIFDTDLNIYFVTNSTTGKAILKYNPTTPSVGNYDCARADFVFETLAGKTATIVDGKGKAITATVTAKQIKIGNDIIATIDPQVGGIVETDHIELTNSDATKALLNTGKFTIKNVVLKNTFSNGVIDVKVFDIDFVRPLAIDPKAKGAFTDAQDMGDDLAYTDLISMTDWRGYAVAVEGDNKKHEVDLAKFYAVNAWNVCPFYLDTDNKTLLNTEILTNLEADDEGNWIPNESITTPADAKVTLPAGTNLTVKVGTDGKYYLNYKTNMGTVKKAYKMWIPVHVGYKWGEVMGTVEVIVNPVVK
- a CDS encoding AAA family ATPase, giving the protein MTTPFIYGKIADKDNFTDRIVETEYLENNFSSLINTTIISPRRWGKTSLVNKVIQQTREKHTDYIFCQIDLFNIRSEKEFYIAFAKAILNASYSKWEEIAETAKKYLSRMIPKISLSGGETSYDLTFGIDWDMQDYSFDEVLDLPQTLASAKQKKMVICIDEFQNINTYPDPLAFQKKLRAHWQHQTDVCYCLYGSKRHMLQTLFSNSNMPFYKFGDILFLQKISQEDWIKFITTRFEQTNKHISVNLAGKIADLMENHSYYTQQLSQQVWLRTEKICTEQILTSAFKSLINQLSLLFTSIIDMLPLRQINFLQAILEGEKNFSSKSVLKKYDLGTSANIKNLKNSLLEKDIIDITSKNEVLIQDPAFKYWLKDEYFHL